A single genomic interval of Prunus dulcis chromosome 5, ALMONDv2, whole genome shotgun sequence harbors:
- the LOC117628562 gene encoding serine/threonine-protein kinase WNK8-like isoform X1 encodes MDSCSGLVGGKSDCDDGGVVEKDPTGKYLRYDEVLGRGAFKTVYKAFDEVEGIEVAWCQVSIEDVLQSPEQLERLYSEVHLLKSLKHQNIVKFYNSWVDDKNKTINMITELFTSGSLRQYRRKHKNVDMKAIKNWARQILRGLHYLHSHNPPIIHRDLKCDNVFVNGNNGEIKIGDLGLAIVMQQPTAHSVIGTPEFMAPELYDEEYNELVDIYSFGMCMLEMVTCEYPYSECKNPAQIYRKVTSGIKPASLSKVESPQVKQFIEKCLVPASMRLTATELLKDPFLATDNLKERSCDLSQLPNLVPKLVNLPQPEARPMDLDTNDQKFSIGSCRKSVNETSNSSVLEFWRFTENNEFRLRAEQNTDTTVSLTLRIADTCGRVRNIHFKFYLDSDTAMSIAGEMVEQLDLSHEDISVIAELIDKLIMKLVPGWKPSSESSSCGANSSCGDQPAHQNILSPLAYAEDQDNQATMISDTSACSAQYGVPTASCNVNVSESAKYSSDERCTGSDRYGSSPDCMVQARLKEKSYEAGSGDSVVMNDACPDMSSICSLSELSLVDKDRYDELKGELVAIDVQYHQCLLELLRMREEEIQNAKKRWIEKKKIAVN; translated from the exons ATGGATTCCTGTAGTGGTTTGGTTGGTGGAAAATCTGATTGTGACGATGGCGGCGTTGTGGAGAAAGATCCGACTGGGAAATACTTGCGG TATGACGAAGTGTTGGGGAGGGGAGCATTCAAGACTGT ATATAAGGCATTTGATGAGGTTGAAGGAATAGAAGTAGCCTGGTGCCAAGTGAGTATTGAGGATGTTCTGCAGTCGCCAGAACAGCTTGAAAGATTGTATTCGGAGGTTCATCTTCTGAAGTCATTAAAACATCAAAACATCGTTAAGTTCTATAACTCTTGGGTTGATGATAAGAACAAGACCATCAACATGATAACAGAGTTATTCACTTCCGGGAGTTTAAGGCA GTACAGAAGGAAGCATAAGAATGTTGATATGAAGGCCATTAAGAACTGGGCAAGGCAGATTCTTCGAGGCTTGCACTATCTGCATTCACACAATCCTCCAATTATTCATAGAGATTTGAAGTGTGACAATGTATTTGTTAATGGAAATAATGgagaaattaaaattggaGATCTTGGGTTGGCGATAGTCATGCAGCAGCCTACTGCCCATAGCGTAATTGGCACCCCGGAATTCATGGCTCCAGAGCTTTATGATGAGGAATACAATGAACTTGTCGACATCTATTCTTTTGGCATGTGCATGTTAGAAATGGTGACTTGTGAATACCCTTATAGCGAATGTAAAAATCCAGCACAAATTTACAGGAAGGTTACCTCG GGTATAAAGCCTGCTTCACTCAGTAAAGTGGAAAGTCCTCAAGTCAAGCAGTTCATAGAGAAGTGTCTAGTTCCAGCATCTATGAGATTGACTGCGACAGAGCTCTTGAAAGATCCATTCCTTGCAACTGACAATTTGAAGGAGCGTAGTTGTGATCTTTCGCAACTACCCAATCTTGTGCCCAAGTTGGTGAACTTGCCACAGCCTGAAGCTCGCCCTATGGACCTAGATACTAACGACCAGAAGTTTTCTATTGGATCTTGTAGGAAAAGTGTCAATGAAACTTCTAACTCTTCAGTTCTGGAGTTTTGGAGGTTCACAGAGAATAATGAGTTCAGGTTAAGAGCTGAACAAAATACGGATACTACCGTCTCTTTAACTCTGCGCATTGCTGATACCTGTG GTCGTGTGAGGAATATCCATTTTAAGTTCTATCTTGATTCTGATACTGCAATGTCAATTGCTGGGGAAATGGTTGAGCAACTTGATCTTTCACACGAAGATATCTCTGTCATAGCTGAGTTAATTGACAAATTGATTATGAAGCTTGTACCAGGCTGGAAACCTTCATCCGAAAGTTCATCATGTGGAGCTAACAGTTCATGTGGGGATCAACCTGCACATCAAAATATTCTGTCACCATTGGCATATGCAGAAGACCAAGATAACCAAGCAACAATGATTTCAGATACCTCAGCCTGCTCAGCCCAGTATGGCGTCCCTACTGCCTCATGTAATGTCAACGTTTCAGAATCGGCCAAGTACAGTTCTGATGAACGCTGCACAGGTTCAGATAGGTACGGTTCCAGTCCGGATTGTATGGTTCAGGCCAGACTCAAGGAGAAGAGCTATGAAGCTGGTTCTGGTGATTCTGTTGTTATGAATGACGCATGCCCTGACATGTCAAGCATTTGCTCCTTATCTGAGTTGTCTCTAGTGGACAAAGATCGGTATGATGAGCTGAAGGGGGAGCTTGTTGCTATTGATGTGCAGTATCATCAATGTCTTCTCGAACTCTTGAGGATGAGGGAAGAAGAAATTCAGAATGCCAAGAAGAGGTggatagaaaaaaagaaaatagctgTTAATTAA
- the LOC117628562 gene encoding serine/threonine-protein kinase WNK8-like isoform X3 — protein sequence MAALWRKIRLGNTCGYKAFDEVEGIEVAWCQVSIEDVLQSPEQLERLYSEVHLLKSLKHQNIVKFYNSWVDDKNKTINMITELFTSGSLRQYRRKHKNVDMKAIKNWARQILRGLHYLHSHNPPIIHRDLKCDNVFVNGNNGEIKIGDLGLAIVMQQPTAHSVIGTPEFMAPELYDEEYNELVDIYSFGMCMLEMVTCEYPYSECKNPAQIYRKVTSGIKPASLSKVESPQVKQFIEKCLVPASMRLTATELLKDPFLATDNLKERSCDLSQLPNLVPKLVNLPQPEARPMDLDTNDQKFSIGSCRKSVNETSNSSVLEFWRFTENNEFRLRAEQNTDTTVSLTLRIADTCGRVRNIHFKFYLDSDTAMSIAGEMVEQLDLSHEDISVIAELIDKLIMKLVPGWKPSSESSSCGANSSCGDQPAHQNILSPLAYAEDQDNQATMISDTSACSAQYGVPTASCNVNVSESAKYSSDERCTGSDRYGSSPDCMVQARLKEKSYEAGSGDSVVMNDACPDMSSICSLSELSLVDKDRYDELKGELVAIDVQYHQCLLELLRMREEEIQNAKKRWIEKKKIAVN from the exons ATGGCGGCGTTGTGGAGAAAGATCCGACTGGGAAATACTTGCGG ATATAAGGCATTTGATGAGGTTGAAGGAATAGAAGTAGCCTGGTGCCAAGTGAGTATTGAGGATGTTCTGCAGTCGCCAGAACAGCTTGAAAGATTGTATTCGGAGGTTCATCTTCTGAAGTCATTAAAACATCAAAACATCGTTAAGTTCTATAACTCTTGGGTTGATGATAAGAACAAGACCATCAACATGATAACAGAGTTATTCACTTCCGGGAGTTTAAGGCA GTACAGAAGGAAGCATAAGAATGTTGATATGAAGGCCATTAAGAACTGGGCAAGGCAGATTCTTCGAGGCTTGCACTATCTGCATTCACACAATCCTCCAATTATTCATAGAGATTTGAAGTGTGACAATGTATTTGTTAATGGAAATAATGgagaaattaaaattggaGATCTTGGGTTGGCGATAGTCATGCAGCAGCCTACTGCCCATAGCGTAATTGGCACCCCGGAATTCATGGCTCCAGAGCTTTATGATGAGGAATACAATGAACTTGTCGACATCTATTCTTTTGGCATGTGCATGTTAGAAATGGTGACTTGTGAATACCCTTATAGCGAATGTAAAAATCCAGCACAAATTTACAGGAAGGTTACCTCG GGTATAAAGCCTGCTTCACTCAGTAAAGTGGAAAGTCCTCAAGTCAAGCAGTTCATAGAGAAGTGTCTAGTTCCAGCATCTATGAGATTGACTGCGACAGAGCTCTTGAAAGATCCATTCCTTGCAACTGACAATTTGAAGGAGCGTAGTTGTGATCTTTCGCAACTACCCAATCTTGTGCCCAAGTTGGTGAACTTGCCACAGCCTGAAGCTCGCCCTATGGACCTAGATACTAACGACCAGAAGTTTTCTATTGGATCTTGTAGGAAAAGTGTCAATGAAACTTCTAACTCTTCAGTTCTGGAGTTTTGGAGGTTCACAGAGAATAATGAGTTCAGGTTAAGAGCTGAACAAAATACGGATACTACCGTCTCTTTAACTCTGCGCATTGCTGATACCTGTG GTCGTGTGAGGAATATCCATTTTAAGTTCTATCTTGATTCTGATACTGCAATGTCAATTGCTGGGGAAATGGTTGAGCAACTTGATCTTTCACACGAAGATATCTCTGTCATAGCTGAGTTAATTGACAAATTGATTATGAAGCTTGTACCAGGCTGGAAACCTTCATCCGAAAGTTCATCATGTGGAGCTAACAGTTCATGTGGGGATCAACCTGCACATCAAAATATTCTGTCACCATTGGCATATGCAGAAGACCAAGATAACCAAGCAACAATGATTTCAGATACCTCAGCCTGCTCAGCCCAGTATGGCGTCCCTACTGCCTCATGTAATGTCAACGTTTCAGAATCGGCCAAGTACAGTTCTGATGAACGCTGCACAGGTTCAGATAGGTACGGTTCCAGTCCGGATTGTATGGTTCAGGCCAGACTCAAGGAGAAGAGCTATGAAGCTGGTTCTGGTGATTCTGTTGTTATGAATGACGCATGCCCTGACATGTCAAGCATTTGCTCCTTATCTGAGTTGTCTCTAGTGGACAAAGATCGGTATGATGAGCTGAAGGGGGAGCTTGTTGCTATTGATGTGCAGTATCATCAATGTCTTCTCGAACTCTTGAGGATGAGGGAAGAAGAAATTCAGAATGCCAAGAAGAGGTggatagaaaaaaagaaaatagctgTTAATTAA